In Peromyscus leucopus breed LL Stock chromosome 11, UCI_PerLeu_2.1, whole genome shotgun sequence, a genomic segment contains:
- the LOC114710520 gene encoding speckle-type POZ protein-like, with protein sequence MSGNGIAQSWDYTQISVQNFSYKWTISNFSFILEGMRGHIRSPTFSIGANEKWCLRVHRDEINDERTTYLSVYLVLLSCPKNHVRAKFQFWIESAEGEKTRSMRSPGAFAFVPHNSWGFKKFVRRDFLLSHADWLLPDDKFTLHCKVSVVQDFFSISDQNRKPGIQVPKCTLADELGELWKNSCFTDCCLLVGGQAFRAHKAVLAARSPVFRAMFEHDMEGSKRNHLEIHDLEPRVFKAMMDFIYTGTAPDLDSMADALLAAADRYGLERLKVMCEDALCRDLSVEKAAHTLFLADFHSAGQLKTQALDFITAHASEVSETSDWKAMVGSYPNLVAEAYRSLASAPRPFLEPPLKRLKQS encoded by the coding sequence ATGTCAGGGAATGGGATAGCCCAGAGCTGGGACTACACGCAGATCAGCGTCCAGAATTTCTCCTACAAGTGGACCATCAGCAACTTCAGTTTTATTCTGGAGGGAATGCGGGGACACATTAGAAGCCCAACTTTCTCAATAggagccaatgagaaatggtgttTGAGAGTACACCGGGACGAGATCAATGATGAAAGGACAACTTACCTGTCAGTTTACCTGGTGTTGCTCAGCTGTCCAAAGAATCACGTTAGGGCAAAGTTCCAGTTCTGGATCGAAAGCGCCGAAGGAGAGAAAACCCGAAGTATGAGGAGCCCAGGAGCCTTTGCGTTTGTGCCTCACAACAGCTGGGGATTCAAAAAGTTCGTTCGTAGAGATTTCCTCTTGTCCCATGCCGACTGGCTTCTCCCAGATGACAAGTTCACCCTCCACTGCAAGGTGAGCGTGGTCCAGGACTTCTTCAGCATCTCTGACCAGAACAGGAAGCCAGGGATCCAGGTTCCCAAGTGCACATTGGCAGATGAGCTAGGAGAGCTGTGGaagaattcctgcttcacagactGCTGCCTGTTGGTAGGTGGCCAGGCATTCCGGGCTCACAAGGCCGTTTTAGCAGCTCGCTCTCCAGTTTTCAGAGCCATGTTTGAACATGACATGGAGGGGAGCAAAAGGAACCACCTTGAGATCCATGACCTCGAGCCACGAGTCTTCAAGGCAATGATGGACTTCATTTACACAGGAACAGCACCAGACCTGGACAGCATGGCAGATGCTCTGCTGGCAGCCGCTGACAGGTATGGCCTGGAGCGTTTGAAGGTCATGTGTGAGGATGCCCTCTGCAGGGACCTCTCTGTGGAGAAAGCTGCCCACACTCTCTTCTTGGCTGACTTCCACAGCGCAGGGCAGCTGAAAACCCAGGCACTGGATTTCATTACAGCTCATGCCTCTGAGGTCTCTGAGACCTCAGACTGGAAGGCAATGGTGGGCTCATATCCCAACTTAGTGGCTGAAGCATACCGCTCCCTGGCTTCTGCTCCCCGCCCTTTCCTGGAGCCCCCTCTCAAACGCCTGAAGCAATCCTAG